Within Vigna unguiculata cultivar IT97K-499-35 chromosome 2, ASM411807v1, whole genome shotgun sequence, the genomic segment CATTTTTTTCCATGTTGACATTTTTACACATTAAAAGGTTTTGGTCTTTGTTTAAGGTTTTGTGGATGTAGatggatttatatatatatatatatatatatatatatatatatatatatatatatatatatatatatatcgcaCAAAGAAGTATCGCGATATATGAGAATCCAAATTAAGCTCATATTATGATCtctttttaacatttaatttggattttactttcatttttttatttggtaattAATTGAGTAATAAGGTTAATTGacaaaatattgacaaaatattCACTATTTAATCCATTATTTCTATACATGTGGATCAGTTATTATATTTAGGATAAAGATAGTTTAActcactttttttattcatttttaactcACTCTTTCAATCACTATTAGATCATGTATTTTGATTCTTTCAAGTGATGTGATCTGATGATCTAATGGTAATTGAAGTGGTGGAttaaaagtgggttaaaatatcattgtctttATATTTAATGGGATTTGTAGTGtattatattcataattatatgtgtggatcagttattatatttaatggGATTTGTAGTGtattatattcataattatttttataatgtgttGACAAACAAATCTTTCTTTATAaacactctttttttttattataatttattgtattttacaTTGAGAATAGATTCTTTAGGCAAGATCTTACAACTAAATCCATTCAATACAACCACAACTTAAACCATAACTAATGAACTTCATTCCATACCACAGTCATTACCAGAATTATATTCATCGGGTGAATTCACGagaatatttatcataattattttccGTTATTGATCAGGGGGGGGGTAGACTGTGGATTCAGTTTTGATATTAGGATGTATCGAtgataatagaaactatttaaAGGGTTAAAGACACGTGAATGTGCAGCATTTTTTTCAAGTAGTGCTAAATGACAGCACAAGTGATGAATGCAGCAGCGTCAGCGTTGGTCCTCCTGGTGTTCGTGAGCTcagcggcggcggcggcggtggCGGTCACGGAGGGGTGCAGGGAGGATCTAATATCGTTTTCAGGATGTCTTTCGTACGTGTCGTATCCGCCGAACAACCTCACGGAAAGTGCTTCGGAGAAGTGTTGCATGGCGTTTTCACGGGCTGTGGAATCGGTTTGCATCTGCTACGTCGTCGGCGACCCTCTCATCCTGGGCTTCCCTCTCAACACCACCAGACTCTTCTCCCTCTCTTCTCTCTGTCCGTCTCCCTTCTCAGCCTCCTTCCCCGCTCTTTGCTCTTCaagtattttctttctttcttgcttTCTGTATTTCTTCACAATCCGACGTTAATTAACTTCTTTGCATGAcattcttgtttcttttcttttacagATTCTTCTTCTCTGCCACCACTCTCCACCGCATCAACTCAAAATCTGGGAACTTTAGCTAGTGAgtctttcattttctctcttgttTACTACTTTTACagacatgatatatatatatatatatatatcttaacaagaaacaaagaaagaaacatgcagttatttattattactgttatCTTTAACGATATTCATGTATGAACaggtggaggaggaggaggaggaggaggagcaagaggaggtggtggaggagcaGTTGGAGGAGGAGGGGCAagaggaggtggtggaggaggagggGGAAGAGGAgggggaggaggaggagaagaagaagagtcaGGGTCCGGCGGAGGGTCTTCTGGGAGAAGGGCACCCTTATTGAACGGTGGAGGAGGAACCGTTCCTCATGGtcactcttcttcttcttcaaccaTCACTCCACTCCTCACTGTCTCGGTATTCATGGCCATCTTCTCTGCACTTCACAGCACGTGACCTTTCCAATTCTCATAGGTGTTTTTTCAAGATCATGGGATAAATAGTTGAATGATATTGTCCATGTTGCTACAATCTAATTTCAGTACAGAATGTCCTTGTTATTCATACATGCAATATTATCACACTTTCGTCTCTTCAGAAATCTTGTTTCTAATCCGAATTGCGTTTGCATGCACgtttttctttgtttacatGTATGTTTGACATTTCAGACTTTTGTTTATTAACGAAAATGGCGCAAATTTGTTTGTATGACTTTAAAATGAAGGAGCCATCGTCTTCTCAGGCTCtactttatttgttttatcGAAAATCTATaccatttttgtaaataaacaTCTCTTTTCACATAACTGGTCAATCCCAAGTGTGTTTAAGgcctatattaaataataaattctgcaaattaaaacaaactaaTGAAAAAACTTATTCTCTTCTCCTCTTTATTATTTCAACTGCTACAGGTATTTACATATTCATGCAGACTAATTTTAACGTAAATTCATCGGGGTTAAATAGATCGCCTAAAAATAAAcctttattatttcattttctttaatctAATGTCGTGCATTGAAGATAAACTCTACGGCCAAACACAAGTTTAAGACCGCAGAAACCCTTTTTTGTTGATAAACGGCGGGTAAAAGCCAGAACAACTCATTGAGAAAAGCAAGTTCCCGAAGCATCACCTAAAAACTAAACTTGCACAAAATCTGGGGGAATTCAGAATCTATTATCCAACTGCACGCAGAGAATATAAACAGActaaaaaaaaggaatataGACATAAAAATATCAGGTCCAAGTAGAAGTCCGACGTGCTGGATTAATTACTTCCAGCCATCAGACCACTCAGCTTCATCGGTAACAGGATTTGGGAGCCCTATCTGAGATGAATCTTGGCCCCATTCTGCATTGTTAGTTGAATCTTGACCCCAttctgcattgtttgttgaaTCTTGACCCCATTCTGCATTATCTTCAGTCAAGTATGGGTTCTCTCCGGTGTCCTCATCGTCATAAGGTTCCACTCTTTCAGGAAGAGAACATCCCTGGTAAGATGAATTGTCCACACAGTACCACAACATTTGGCTCCAATGGTCATCCTGCCAAATGACAAATGAAGAATGATTTCACAAACAACCATGGCTATCAGGGATAAGGATCATTGTTGAACCTGTTTTAATATTATCGACATCATTGAATATTTTGTAACCATAACTATTCTGCTAAAGAGATAAACTGACCAATTAATGAAGTGTATGATGGAAGTGGAAATCCCAcataagtcttttttttttttctcacttaaATTCTACTCTTTGGCTACATTAGAGAGCTTTGGTGGTTGGGTTCCTTTGGAATCATCCAATTTTATTCTTCTTATAGATAATTAAGATAGTCACAATTTGTTGGATGAAAGGAAATTACCTTGCAGATTATATGCGGATTCCCAATTATAACCAGCAATGATATAGCACGAGTTATAGCCACGTTAAACCTTCTATAATTGCTCAAAAAGCCAAGACAGTGGACTCTGTCAAACTCGTTATGTTTGATAGTTGATCGAACTGTTGATATGATAATAACCTCCATCTCTTGTCCTTGGAATTGCTCGACACTGCCCACTTTGATATCAGGCATATCTAGATTTTCAagtgtttgttttatttttgacacTTGTTGCCTATATGGAGTTATTATGCCAATGTTTTCCTCCTTTATGTTCCCTCCTGCTATCAGTCTCCTGACAACTTCTATAACCTTACTAGC encodes:
- the LOC114174646 gene encoding uncharacterized protein LOC114174646, encoding MTAQVMNAAASALVLLVFVSSAAAAAVAVTEGCREDLISFSGCLSYVSYPPNNLTESASEKCCMAFSRAVESVCICYVVGDPLILGFPLNTTRLFSLSSLYSSSLPPLSTASTQNLGTLAN